Within the Clostridium scatologenes genome, the region ATTAGCAGATAAAGAAGTAGAAAAAATGGTAAGCACTATAGCGCCTATGGCGGAAAAAATTATAGCTGTAACCCCTGATAGTTATAGAGCTGAAAATGCACATGAGTTAGAAAAGATAATTAAAAAGTATAATGCTAATTGTGAATCTAAGGACAATTATGAAGAAGCTTATAAAACTGCATTATCTTATTTAGAAGAAGAAGATGTTTTGATAATATCAGGTTCTTTATACATGATAGGCGGAATGAGAAAAATTATTACAAAAAAATGATATGAAATAGATCATAGAGTGCAAAGTAACTACATTGCACTCTATTTTTTATGTAAAATTTAAATTTAATGTATAGCTTGTTCTAATGCGGTAGCAAGTTGATCAGGACAAGAAGTATCTTTTCCGCCACAAGTAATTCCCTTTAATTTTTTTATAGCATCATTTACATCCATGCCTTCTATAAGACTCGATAATCCCTTTAGATTACCATTACATCCACCTGTAAAGCATACATTACATACTTTGTTGTCAACTATGTCAAAGTTTATTTGACTTGAACAAACACCTTTTGTTAAATAATTATACATAAATATCACCACCTTTTTTTAAGACAATAAAGATATTATATATAATATTAAAAAATTACTCAATATAATGAGTAAAAAAATATGTCCATTTTCGTTAATATTCATATTATATTTGTGAGGGGGGATAAACTTGAATTATCTATATGTGTGTAATACTTCTTCTGATTTTATTTCTAAAGTAAATTTAAATGAATTTAAAGAAGAAAATAGAATATTTTTAAAACGTTACAATGATGATTATAGAATTGGACCTCATGGGATATGTTTAAATGATAAAAAAATTGTAGTAGCCAATAATTACAGTAACACTATGTCTATTGTAAATTTAGAAGAAGGCATAGAAGAAAGTACTCACTACATAGGGGTACATTGTAACGATGTAGTGGTGTTCCAAAATAATGCATATATAATATGTGGCGACCTTAATAGCTTGTTAGTTTTTGATCTAGATAAAAAACAAGTAACGTCAGAGATTCCATGCGGAAGTTTGCCTCATAGCATATGTTTGAATAAGGAAAAAAAGGTTTTACTAATTTCAAATATGGAAGATGACAGTATAACCTTAATTGATTGTGTTAATAATGAAAATATAAAGAACATAAGGGTAGGAGCCTATCCTACAAAAGCCCTTTTTACTGTGGATGGTAGATATGCTATCATATGTGAAAGTAATATAGGTGCAGACTTTAGGGGAAGCATAGCTGTAATGTGTCTAAAAAATTATAAAATAATAAATAGAATAACAGCAGGGAATTCTCCTGTAGATATGTTTTGTAATGAAAGGTTTTGTTTTGTATCTAACTTTGGTGATGGGACTGTAAGCATAATAGATATAAATTTTTATAGGGAAGATAAGAATATAATAGTAGGAGGAATGCCTAGGGGAATCATAAAGTATAATGACAGTATTTATATAGGGGATAACTATAATAATTTATTAATAAAGGTAAATATAGAAAATGAAAAGAAAGATTATATACCTATAGGAGGAGAACCTACAGGTATGATTTTAATCTAAAGCAATATTAATTTATAAGTAATTGAATGATCTTGTTATATAATTCAGAAGAATTATTTTTCCACTTATGACATAAGTCTTTAGCATCCTTATTGGAGCCAACATTAAGTTTAATATCTATAAGTATAGAATCATTTTCTATAGCTTTTAGATTTACAATGAAATTACCTTTTTTTCCAATTGTATAATCAGCAGTTATAGTTACTTCTTTCTTTATGTTTTTTATTTCTTTATTTAAATAGTCTTCTACGGCATTGATTTTATCTTGAGATATTCTATTTTCAAATAAAGAAAGAACTTTAATACCTTTTTCTGTAATTACAATTCTGTGATTGCCTGTTTCATCTGTATACTTTAAAAAATTAGAGGAAATTAATTCATTTAAGTATTGTTGAAGAGTAAAATAATTTATAAAATTATTCTCTAAAATAATTTGTGTTATCTGATTATTAGAAACAGGGAACTTAATTTTTTTAAATATAAAAAGTAATAGAAGTTTATTTTCCGCTAATTCTAAAGTATCTTCAAACATGTTTATCCTCCTAATAAAAATTAATAATATTATTATAAAATATATTATAACATAAAATATATGAAAATAAATAAAGTACTTTAAATAGTTAAGTGCTTTATTTTTTGTCTGTAAATAATACTATTTTTTTAATTATATGTAATATTTATATTCAAATAGTACTATATAAGATTAAGGGAATAAAATATTTTAGGGGGAAAACCATTGAAGGCTAAAATGATTAAAAAAGTTTTTTTGGCAATGTTTTTACTATGTGTTGCAATTATAGGGTCAGTTTTTTATAAAAATAAAAATATAGCTGCCTTTATCAATGTAAATAGAAATTTGCCAATATATTATGTTGATACAAAGGATAAAAAAATTGCGTTAACATTTGATGCAAGTTGGGGGGCAGATAATACAGATAAAATCTTACAAATACTAGACAAATATAATGTGAAGGCCACATTTTTTTTAGTGGGAGGATGGGTAGATCAATATCCAGAAAAGGTAAAAAATATTCATGAAAAAGGCCATGAAATAGGAAATCATTCAGATAGACATCCTGATATGACTAAAATTTCAAAAGATAAAATTATACAAGAAATAGATATCAATGATTCTAAAATAAGAAAATTAACAGGTGAGGGAACGAAACTTTTTAGATGTCCAGAAGGTTCATATAATAACCTAGTTATACAAACAGTAAAGGCTACAAATCATTATTGTATTCAATGGGATGTTGACAGTATAGATTGGAGGGAAGAAGGTGCAAATTTAGAGTATGAAAGAGTCATAAAGAAAGTAAAAAATGGTTCAATTATATTATTCCACAATAATGCAAAATACACACCAGATAATTTACCAAGAGTTATAGAAAATTTAAAAAAAGAAGGATATGAGTTTGTTAAAGTTGGAGATTTAATTTATAAAGATAATTATCATATAGATTATGATGGTAAGCAAATGGCAAATTAGTATTATAAATATATAAAGTTTAAGTA harbors:
- a CDS encoding YncE family protein; the protein is MNYLYVCNTSSDFISKVNLNEFKEENRIFLKRYNDDYRIGPHGICLNDKKIVVANNYSNTMSIVNLEEGIEESTHYIGVHCNDVVVFQNNAYIICGDLNSLLVFDLDKKQVTSEIPCGSLPHSICLNKEKKVLLISNMEDDSITLIDCVNNENIKNIRVGAYPTKALFTVDGRYAIICESNIGADFRGSIAVMCLKNYKIINRITAGNSPVDMFCNERFCFVSNFGDGTVSIIDINFYREDKNIIVGGMPRGIIKYNDSIYIGDNYNNLLIKVNIENEKKDYIPIGGEPTGMILI
- the pdaB gene encoding polysaccharide deacetylase family sporulation protein PdaB, producing MKAKMIKKVFLAMFLLCVAIIGSVFYKNKNIAAFINVNRNLPIYYVDTKDKKIALTFDASWGADNTDKILQILDKYNVKATFFLVGGWVDQYPEKVKNIHEKGHEIGNHSDRHPDMTKISKDKIIQEIDINDSKIRKLTGEGTKLFRCPEGSYNNLVIQTVKATNHYCIQWDVDSIDWREEGANLEYERVIKKVKNGSIILFHNNAKYTPDNLPRVIENLKKEGYEFVKVGDLIYKDNYHIDYDGKQMAN
- a CDS encoding TIGR03905 family TSCPD domain-containing protein produces the protein MYNYLTKGVCSSQINFDIVDNKVCNVCFTGGCNGNLKGLSSLIEGMDVNDAIKKLKGITCGGKDTSCPDQLATALEQAIH
- a CDS encoding DUF4364 family protein, with the protein product MFEDTLELAENKLLLLFIFKKIKFPVSNNQITQIILENNFINYFTLQQYLNELISSNFLKYTDETGNHRIVITEKGIKVLSLFENRISQDKINAVEDYLNKEIKNIKKEVTITADYTIGKKGNFIVNLKAIENDSILIDIKLNVGSNKDAKDLCHKWKNNSSELYNKIIQLLIN